Part of the Vigna angularis cultivar LongXiaoDou No.4 chromosome 1, ASM1680809v1, whole genome shotgun sequence genome, TTGGTgttgtgagtcaatttatgcaaaacCCATGTATTGATGACTTGAATGTAAATCATTCGTATTCTAAGATATTTCAAAAAGGCTCCAGGACAAGGGTTACTTTCTGAAGGTAAAGGGAATACTTAAATTATTGGATAttgtgatgctgattgggctaGTTCTCTTATGGATAGACACTTTACTACAAGATATTGTGTTTTGCTTGGAGGAAATATTGTCTCTTGAAAAAGTAGGAAGAAAAATGTGGTCACCTGACCATCTACTGAAGCTGAGTATAGAGCAATGACATCTCTTGAACTTATGTGGGTAAAATAGTTCTTACAAGAATTAGACTTTTGTAGCATTCAGCCgatgaagatgtattgtgataatcaagctgctttTCTCATTGCTTCCGCAGAACTAAACACATTGAAATAGATTGCTAGTTCATAAGAGAAAAATTGTTGTCCAAAGAAATCTACTCagagtttgttggatcaaatgatcATCTTGCACATGTATTAACAAAATCACTGAGAGGTCctcaaattgaatttatttgctCCAAGGGTACATacacaatttgtatgctccagcttgaggggaagTATTAGAATAAATGACCTTTAATAGGGTATTATTAGGTGCTATGTACTTTATGATGATCCTAGTTCCTAGATATGTCTTCTAGAATTCTCTGATGTTCATTGTATATGATATAtctaaagatattataaatatgaaactCTTGAGAGGGGTTTACATACTCTCTTAGAATCACTCTAAATCTCTATTCTTATTTCAAGTGATACATAGATGGCAACATGTACCATTTTGGTAAAAAGTTGGATGTGTTAAGCTGGTTATATAATTACTAACAAGTAATACATGAGATGAAACTGCATTACACTACGTTTTTTCTAATGTACACTTGTGTTTTATATAGGGGTTTTTTAATGATGTGCAAAGGCTTCCTAAATTGCCATCTAAAGTGCCTCGGGAAGTTAAAGAGTTGGTAAGGCTTATTTCACTGAAATAGATTTAATGTTCAGTCAACATCTTGTCTAGCTCTATCTGTATGTAACTAACTTGTACAagtaatttcatttttgttatgAATTCAGGATGACAATAAAAGCAAGCAGGGTCTTGCAGAAATTTACGAGGTTTGTATTTTAAGTATATGTTCTGCAGCATTTGAAAAccttttactaatttttcaaGGGTTTGTACATTTCATCCTTGCTTGTGATGTAccttaaatgtattttttttaattgttgacAGCAAGAATATGTTCAGAAGACAGACCCCACATCTGCTCCATTGTCATTCAAAGATGAACAAAAGAATGAGGTGCAAATCTTGATTGTTTTACTTTGTTTCTGTTTATTGTGCTATTTAATCTCTTTCTCATTTGTTATGTGCTTCATTTTCTCATGCATTATACAAAGTTGGCTAATTGTACCAGGTTGTGTAACTAACTTGTTATGTcctttatatatttcattattatgcATTAATCTTGCACCTTGTACTCTTTATTAGGCTACCATGCTGTTCAAGAGACTCTGTCTGAAGCTGGATGCCCTATCTCATTTTAACTTTGCCCCAAAACCTGTATGACACCAACGTTCTTATTATTTCTTGGTAGACTATATATACTTAACTTgaaatttcttcttattttgCCTTGGATTGAAATGAACAGGTTATAGAGGACATGTCTATTCAAGTTAATGTGCCTGCTCTGGCAATGGAAGAAGTAAGCAGCTATTCTTGCTATCAGTTTTTTTTTGCTTATGTTTCTTACATTTATCAGTTATTGACAATGTATTACGCCTTCCATGGGTAGATTGCTCCTGTGGCTGTTTCAGATGCTGCTATGTTGGCTCCTGAGGAGGTGTTTGATGGCAAGGGTGATATCAAGGAAGAAGTAGAGCTTACACAGGcagaaaggaagagaaggagagctaacaagaaaagaaaattcaaaggTATCATAGGTTgtgtaataaaaatatcttcctTGTGGTTTTCAATACATATTACCAGTCTTTTTGCGAACTTTCACACCATATGCGTATGACTTTTCTAGGAGGAAAGTTGCCCATCATTTTGTTGTGTAGAAGCAAAAAAGTAtcttatgtttttaattattaattaacaaaCTTTGTGGTTACAGAAGAGGCagtaaaaaagacaaaaaagaagACGCAAGAAGGTGCAATTCATAGCCAAGTTaatggtaattttttttatctggcTTTTTAATACTAGGTTTAGAAATGTTAATTTCTTTGCCAGCAAAGTCAATTTCTTGTCTGTAACCTCATTATGTTAAGGAATTAAAACCATAACTATGTAATGGCTGTTCTATTCTGAATTCTGAAATGCCATTATCCTATTTTCCCAGGACTTGGATATATACCTCTTCTTTTTTAATCTTGGCTGGCTTTTTGTAAAGATTTGGTAGAACACACATCATATGTGTGGagcattttttctttctctcatgATTCCCTACCAAATCCTGTGGAATATTGAAGTTTTAGGTAGTCATGGTATATTCAGCAGGATTGAACCAGTTTTAGTTGAGTCTCAATTAATTCCAAATTAAGCCTGTCTGAACAATGTTTTACTGAAACCAGTGGTTCCTTAATATAGAGTCTGCCCTTGTCTGGGTACAATTCCTTGTATTTTAGTCCTAAGATACGATGACTAGTTGTCTACACATTAAGGTGTGGTGGCTTCTATCTGTGGATGAGTAGTCAGATGTAGTCCAAAGAAATTTTCCGAAAGACGTGGTAGCTTCTTACCTTAAATCTCCCTGTATCTTTGCAGGGTAAGGAACAATGcgaaattttatattgtttatagaAGCTGCACAACTAACAATAAGTTGAAGATGGAGCTCGTGGCAAAACATGAGTAAAATAGATGTGGAAGAAGATTTTTTTGGAGTCAATCATATGAACGATGCCATTCAAACCCGTGCTGCAGTGGCAGATGAGAGTATCTTGAATGCTTATAGTTTTCCTGTTATTGCTGTTCCCTAAATTCCAAGTTAATATCAAATCAATTGATAGGTCACTGTTTATTTGCTTCCCTGTTATTTAAAGTTTGTTGTAGCGCAATTGGTATGCATAGCTGATATGTTGTATTGTTCCGCACCCCTTGCTAATGGCTTATAGTTGGACCTTTGATTCTCTTGAATTCCTTGTATAGCACTGCTATCAAGGGATGAGCATTAGTCGAGTTTATTTCAAGACACCATTGCAcagtaaaataagaaaatcgTCTAGTTTAGTAATGCTTTGAAAGGGGGTTCAGTTAGTTTTTTGGTTGTAAACTAAGatcttttaagaaaaacatGAGTAGTTTCTAGAATCAATGCCTGAATAACGTTTGGTAATGggaaagaaatttaaaagaCCCGCCTTCTAACTAATGAAAGTCTGTTCAGAGATGTAAGGGTAAcggatttttaattttttgtaacgGTAGAAATGAAccggaagaagaaaaaaaggaacaaTTTTTCTATTCGTGGAATGAATTAAATTTCAAGGTAATAAAACATGTAAAAGCAATGAAGAGCAATACACAATATCTTCATAATATATTTGGAGGATACAACCTTCTCCTGGGCAGCCTTCAAAAACCAACGATGAATACAATCGGATGCACTGTAAACGATGAATAATAATACAGTGTCTGTACAAGTTTACTCATTACcaccttttttttcttgtttttgagaGACTTGAATAAGTGATGTCCGAAGCACTTTAAAAATATGCTTACTATTTCTAATCTAGACCGAAAGTATCATTGCTGTGTCTGATGAAAATCTTGAGTAACAGGTTCAACTAAATTATTGAATTAGCACTTCTTCCAATAAAAGGGCATGGAAGTCATTCCCCTGACGCAAAAATTACCCCTCTTTTccgaaaataaataaaatgctCGAGCCTGCTGAGCATGAGGGGCGTCACACCTAACAATAGTATTTCATTTACTTAAATTTCCTTCAAGCCTCTCAATTGCAGCACTAACCCCACTCTTAACTTCTTTCTGACCTGAATGTGGATGTGCTTCATTAGCCATTTGTACCAACTTCAGATGGATCCAACCTGCCAAAGAATTAGCGggaaaaatttcaacaaatagCTGCACATCCACAATTCAGACAAGCAAGGtatatcattcaacaattaaataataaatttgctTCCTCTCCTTTTATTCACTAACAAAAGTAGTCAACATTACCAAGAGGAAAGCAAAATGCTGCTCCCAGCACCGACCCTAGCGCCATATTCCTTGCTCGCCAACGGAGTGATCCAGGCACTAAAACAAAACAGGATAGAACATTCAACACATTAGATGTGGTCTGACCATTTTGTATTATCTAAAAGATTTTCAACCTAAATAACGTACGATAAAAATGTAGAACAGTTAGCTGTTCTCATCATCTTCCCAAGTAACAACACATGGAGTACAGTAAGTGTATGATTTCTTACTGATTAAACCAAAAGCTGAAGCAGTCGCTGATCCAGCTCCGACAACATTAAAAACATCATGAACACCCCTCTTCTCTGCAAGCAGATTTTGCATGCAGTAAAATGCAGCAGTAAACATTCCAAGGCGTATCCCTCCCACTATCGAGCCCCGTGTAACTCTAATGAATCGTTTCTCCATTGCATCTCTCATCAATCGATATTGCTCGCGTTTATCTTCAGTGCTCCCAAGTTTCAACATAACTTCGGCATCCTTGCTCTAACAACAAATGTGAAATTCCTTAAGATTGCCACAGTTAATTGGGATAATCTAGACTGGCAATATTTGCAGCAACATGTTtgacaagaaaaaaaactaGGATTGGCTatacaaaaagataaatgtCAGTAGCATGTTTGCAAAGAACATTCTTTCCATAGGTGAGACTGGTTTTTATTGCATTTAGATGAACATTTAAATCAACTTGATATCGCTAACAAACTCCATTGGGGGTATCTTCAACATACGCCCTTCAAACCAATAACTAAACATCTCAAGTGGACATCTGCATGTGGTTCGATAGCAGTGTAATAGATGATGATCTAATAATCCCACCAATATATTTTCAGTTTAGTCATATTTCTAAACAATGTAGAATCTCTAACAATTGTCATCAATATTCTCTCGGTCAACAGTCAGGATAAGCAGTATCTGTTCAGTCTTCTTCATAAAGACATTTTGAAACAATGATAGTTAATCTCCTTATCTAAACAACAATACAGTGCACAGATAATAACTAAAATGTGCAGCTCATGCAAggagcaaaaataattaataggtttagatatatttttagtccCTATAAATAAAGATATCTTCAGTTCAGGCCCTTCAAAAATCGTCACCTTTTGGTTTTTCATTTCTGAAAACATGTGATCGTTGTGCTTCAAATTACATCAACTCTTTTTTGTCCCTTGTTTAGGGAAATAGGAACAGTAAAATATACATGAACATTTATTTCTTGAAGGTCTAAAAGTGAACATTGCCCTAtttgcaaaaagtaaaaaatataattaggcATTCTGATATACTTGTGTTCTTACCTGGCTCAATAAGGCCCTTTAAGCCCCTTCACTATGGAGCAGCCCAACCTACACCTATTTGGaccatatttaatattataactaaatcCTAATAGTTTGGTATCTTGGTTATTATTTATCACtctttactatttattatacGACCCAAGTAAATAATATTCTAATAAGAACATAGGCCTATGACCTATGTTGATCCTATAAATAGGACCAGTATTTCCCAGGAATACTCACTAACACTCACTCTCACTTACAGATCCTAACTCTTTGACTTGAGTGTTGGAGACTCTTTTACTCATGGATCTTCCCCTTCCCAACAACAAGGAAGCCCTTTCCACATAAAAGGAGCAATCAAACCACCGTTAGGATTTTGCCACCAGTCCATAAGTCCATGCTCAAGATCCGGGTAAGAAGAACAACTtcatagaagaaaagaaataaggaaataaaacaaGTTTCTTTCACTTGACAAACATAATTTTAGAGGGCGACTAGGACCCTTCCATGTTCTActgtttatattaataaaaagttgATCAGAAACACTCGAGTTAATTActcatgaattttgacctttcatggattgagaaatgcaatGTACTTGGAGTTTGAGATGTTTATGCCAAACTGTTAGACTTTACACATAGATACTCTTGATATTCCTCCTCATTGAGCTTGGAGTTGGTAGTTTTAGCCTCAGAGATATTTGTTGTTTTGGAAGGAAAATCATGCAAGAAGTAGCAATTTTCTTGGGTGTGACCCATCTTTCTACAATATGTGCACTGAGGACACCCTCAACCTTCACGTTCTCCTCTTTCttgtgtggcaaccatgacaaaTGGTTCTACTAGTTCATGAAGAAGATGTGTGGTCAAGGTATCCATGGAAGGGACCTCATGACTGATAAGACATTGATATACAATATGATCCAAGTCTGGAGGTAAAGCACAAAGgatcatcaccatataataTTTGTCAAGTTTCTTCTTGATTTCCTCCAAAGATTCGACTTCCAAGAACATCCTCAGTTC contains:
- the LOC108330618 gene encoding uncharacterized protein LOC108330618, with the protein product MEVPDTAESTVPENSPRLAGTVNWGTATVIGVFAGMLYGGSKEAAASVSKDAEVMLKLGSTEDKREQYRLMRDAMEKRFIRVTRGSIVGGIRLGMFTAAFYCMQNLLAEKRGVHDVFNVVGAGSATASAFGLIMPGSLRWRARNMALGSVLGAAFCFPLGWIHLKLVQMANEAHPHSGQKEVKSGVSAAIERLEGNLSK